One genomic segment of Catalinimonas alkaloidigena includes these proteins:
- a CDS encoding ATP-dependent helicase, translating into MNFLDSLNEPQRNGVTNTEGPTMIIAGAGSGKTRVLTYRIAYLIKEKNVDPFNILALTFTNKAAKEMRDRIEGVVGTEARNLWMGTFHSIFARILRAEAGKIGYQSNFTIYDTDDSKSLIKNILKELKLDDKVYKPGMVLNRISSAKNRLISWREYNDNPMIRAEDESAAKPHMGKIYKTYVQRCFKSDAMDFDDLLFNTNVLFREHPDVLNKYQHRFHYVLVDEFQDTNFSQYLITKKLAAVRRNICVVGDDAQSIYAFRGADIQNILNFEKDFSDLNVFKLEQNYRSTKNIIEAANSVISKNKAQLKKHIWTTNEEGTLVEMIKATSDQEEGRLVAYSIFEQKNNDHARYSDFAILYRTNSQSRAMEEALRKRNIKYKIIGGLSFYQRKEIKDIIAYMRFVVNQSDEQAFRRIVNLPKRGIGATTIDKVMVTAYEQDLSIWEVLNSAHKFFNGRTANALSAFKDMMKGFMLEAEKKDAFDAASHIAKGSGLLRELYEDKTIEGLNRYENVQELLNAIKEFVDNPEAEDKSMGAFLQEVALLTSVDQSEDDEEDRVTMMTIHMAKGLEFPYIYVVGMEEDLFPSQMMLSSRTDLEEERRLFYVAITRSMKKLVLSYALSRYRFGRLKNCEPSRFLEEIDPAYVMVNKAMGSRSVVGDTEHARVLLKSVQRDRSRKAMPHNTRSSYKPSPDFAPSDTSHLEAGMKVEHPKFGFGVVKNLDVEGANRKAKVEFDDFGEKTLLLSFAKLKIHDE; encoded by the coding sequence ATGAATTTTCTGGACAGCTTGAACGAACCGCAGCGGAATGGGGTCACCAATACCGAAGGACCAACCATGATTATTGCCGGTGCAGGTTCCGGCAAAACAAGAGTATTAACCTATCGTATTGCTTACCTTATTAAGGAGAAGAATGTAGATCCGTTTAACATACTGGCGCTTACTTTTACCAACAAAGCCGCTAAAGAGATGCGCGACCGTATAGAAGGGGTGGTAGGCACCGAAGCCCGCAACCTCTGGATGGGCACATTTCACTCTATCTTTGCCCGCATCCTCAGGGCCGAGGCCGGTAAAATAGGTTATCAAAGTAATTTTACGATCTACGATACAGACGACTCCAAGTCGCTGATCAAAAATATCCTTAAAGAACTTAAGCTGGATGATAAAGTCTATAAGCCCGGCATGGTGCTTAACCGAATCTCCAGTGCCAAAAACCGGCTTATCTCCTGGAGAGAGTACAACGATAATCCGATGATAAGGGCGGAAGATGAAAGCGCTGCCAAACCACATATGGGCAAAATCTATAAAACCTATGTGCAACGCTGCTTTAAGTCAGATGCTATGGATTTTGACGACCTGCTTTTCAATACCAATGTACTCTTCAGGGAGCATCCGGATGTATTGAACAAATACCAGCATCGCTTTCACTATGTGTTGGTGGATGAGTTTCAGGACACCAACTTTTCTCAATACCTGATCACCAAAAAGCTGGCCGCCGTGCGCCGCAATATCTGCGTGGTGGGAGATGATGCTCAAAGTATCTACGCCTTCCGTGGAGCGGACATTCAGAATATTCTCAATTTTGAGAAAGACTTTTCTGATCTGAACGTATTTAAGCTGGAGCAGAACTATCGCTCTACCAAAAATATCATTGAGGCGGCTAACTCGGTGATCAGCAAAAATAAAGCCCAGCTCAAAAAACACATCTGGACCACCAATGAAGAAGGAACGCTGGTAGAAATGATCAAAGCTACCTCCGATCAGGAAGAAGGGAGACTGGTAGCTTACTCTATTTTTGAGCAGAAAAATAATGATCACGCTCGCTATAGTGATTTTGCCATTCTTTACCGTACCAACAGCCAGTCCAGGGCGATGGAGGAAGCGCTGCGCAAAAGAAATATCAAATACAAAATTATTGGAGGATTATCTTTTTACCAGCGCAAAGAGATCAAGGACATCATTGCTTATATGCGCTTTGTGGTCAACCAAAGTGATGAGCAGGCTTTCCGTAGGATTGTCAACCTACCAAAACGGGGCATTGGCGCCACTACGATAGATAAAGTAATGGTAACCGCTTATGAACAAGATCTTTCTATCTGGGAAGTATTAAATAGCGCACATAAATTTTTCAATGGCCGTACTGCCAATGCCCTCTCAGCTTTCAAAGACATGATGAAAGGCTTTATGCTGGAAGCAGAAAAGAAAGATGCTTTTGATGCTGCTTCGCACATCGCCAAAGGTTCGGGCCTGTTGCGTGAATTGTATGAAGACAAAACTATTGAGGGGCTCAACCGCTACGAAAACGTTCAGGAACTTCTCAATGCGATTAAAGAATTTGTGGATAATCCTGAAGCAGAAGATAAAAGTATGGGTGCTTTTCTTCAGGAAGTAGCACTGCTTACTTCGGTAGACCAGTCAGAAGATGACGAGGAGGACCGGGTGACTATGATGACCATTCACATGGCTAAAGGGCTGGAGTTCCCCTATATCTATGTAGTAGGCATGGAAGAAGACCTTTTCCCTTCTCAGATGATGCTGAGCAGCCGTACTGACCTGGAGGAGGAAAGAAGGTTATTTTATGTAGCCATTACCCGCTCTATGAAAAAACTGGTGCTTTCTTATGCTTTATCTCGTTATCGCTTTGGAAGACTTAAAAACTGTGAGCCCAGCCGTTTCCTGGAAGAAATTGACCCGGCTTATGTGATGGTCAATAAAGCCATGGGAAGCCGTTCGGTAGTAGGAGATACAGAACATGCCAGGGTGCTATTAAAAAGTGTACAAAGAGACCGAAGCCGAAAAGCAATGCCCCACAATACCCGCAGCAGCTATAAGCCTTCACCTGATTTTGCCCCCAGCGACACCAGCCACCTGGAAGCAGGCATGAAGGTAGAGCACCCTAAGTTTGGATTTGGAGTGGTCAAAAACCTGGATGTGGAAGGCGCCAACCGCAAAGCCAAAGTAGAGTTTGACGACTTCGGAGAAAAAACCTTGCTGCTTAGCTTTGCCAAATTAAAAATACACGATGAATAA
- the rpsT gene encoding 30S ribosomal protein S20 has translation MANHKSALKRIRSSETRRERNRYQLKTTRTFVKKLKNTTDKSEAEELYKKVSSMLDKLAKKNIIHKSNAAHKKAKLAKHVNQLA, from the coding sequence ATGGCAAACCATAAATCTGCATTAAAACGTATTCGTTCTTCTGAGACCAGACGTGAGAGAAACCGTTATCAGTTGAAGACTACTCGTACTTTTGTGAAAAAGCTGAAAAATACTACAGACAAGTCTGAGGCTGAAGAGCTATACAAGAAAGTTTCTTCCATGTTAGACAAGTTGGCAAAAAAGAATATTATTCATAAGAGCAACGCAGCACATAAAAAGGCAAAACTTGCCAAACATGTGAATCAACTTGCGTAA
- the radC gene encoding RadC family protein translates to MASRYASRETGILSWAEEDRPREKLLSKGRIALTDAELIAILIGSGTRKKSAVDLSKEILSSVGNNLHELAKLSVVDLQKFDGIGEAKAISIVSALELGRRRKVGEPVKREKVTSSEDAYRVMQPYLMDQAVEQFWIILLNRANLVIKPEMISEGGVSGTVADPKVIFKKALDKLASSIILVHNHPSGNLTPSQADMQLTRKLKEAGKSLDLPVLDHLIFTDHAYYSFADEGIL, encoded by the coding sequence ATGGCAAGCCGCTACGCTTCTCGTGAAACTGGAATACTAAGCTGGGCAGAAGAAGATCGCCCCCGTGAAAAGCTGTTGAGTAAAGGTAGAATAGCCCTGACGGATGCTGAACTCATTGCTATACTGATCGGCTCCGGCACCCGAAAAAAAAGTGCGGTAGACCTGAGTAAAGAAATTCTGAGTAGTGTTGGTAATAACCTTCATGAACTGGCTAAGCTTTCGGTAGTAGATCTACAAAAGTTTGACGGTATCGGAGAAGCTAAAGCCATTAGCATTGTAAGTGCTTTAGAACTGGGCAGGCGTCGTAAAGTCGGGGAGCCAGTGAAGCGCGAAAAAGTTACAAGTTCGGAAGATGCCTACAGGGTAATGCAGCCTTACCTAATGGATCAGGCAGTAGAGCAATTCTGGATTATCTTACTTAACCGAGCTAATCTGGTGATCAAGCCGGAAATGATTAGCGAAGGCGGTGTTTCCGGGACAGTAGCTGATCCCAAAGTGATTTTTAAGAAAGCCTTAGATAAACTAGCCAGCTCCATTATTCTGGTGCATAATCATCCTTCCGGTAATCTCACACCTAGTCAGGCAGATATGCAGCTTACCCGTAAACTTAAAGAAGCAGGCAAGAGCCTGGATCTCCCTGTGCTGGACCACCTTATCTTTACCGATCATGCGTATTATAGCTTTGCCGACGAAGGCATTTTGTAG
- a CDS encoding DUF1684 domain-containing protein, with product MKKVIPVIVIIVIVISVIYALQGGETEEEYVGRIAEERQRTERFMRTSDESPFAPEAIPFNGLDFYEPKPSYKVRARLTPIQSQKLLQMPTSTGEEEKYVRYAYADFEIEGQQIRLLILQPFDSQTKLFVPFADATSGAETYGGGRYLDIEMPARTSKSIELDFNKAYNPYCAYNPSFSCPLPPKENVLDIPIRAGEKAYKE from the coding sequence ATGAAAAAGGTTATTCCTGTTATTGTTATTATAGTTATTGTCATTAGTGTAATTTATGCTTTACAGGGAGGGGAGACTGAGGAAGAGTATGTGGGACGAATTGCTGAAGAAAGACAAAGAACAGAGCGCTTTATGCGTACTTCTGATGAGTCACCCTTTGCTCCCGAAGCCATCCCTTTTAATGGTTTAGACTTCTATGAACCTAAACCCTCTTACAAAGTCAGGGCGAGGTTAACTCCCATCCAAAGTCAAAAGCTTTTGCAGATGCCTACTTCTACCGGTGAGGAAGAAAAGTATGTTCGCTATGCCTATGCAGATTTTGAAATTGAGGGGCAGCAGATACGCTTATTAATATTACAGCCTTTTGACTCTCAAACAAAACTCTTTGTACCCTTTGCTGATGCAACCAGTGGAGCAGAAACCTATGGAGGAGGTCGCTACCTGGATATTGAAATGCCTGCCCGTACCAGTAAAAGCATAGAGCTGGATTTTAACAAAGCTTATAATCCCTACTGTGCTTATAATCCTAGTTTTAGCTGCCCCTTACCTCCCAAAGAAAATGTACTGGATATCCCTATCAGAGCTGGAGAAAAGGCTTATAAAGAGTAA
- a CDS encoding HEPN domain-containing protein → MNRKNLQGLAKIRLNEAKTLLDNGLYDGIYYLCGYAVECALKACIAKNVKQYDFPDKKVVNDSHTHVVSTLVKVAGLTIELEKQSQLNDDFKLNWQVVRDWSEVSRYKRNSQLEAEDIYSAITHRKNGIMQWIKKYW, encoded by the coding sequence ATGAACAGAAAAAACTTACAAGGTTTAGCGAAAATAAGATTAAATGAAGCTAAAACTTTGTTAGATAATGGATTATATGATGGCATCTACTATTTATGTGGATATGCAGTAGAATGTGCTCTAAAAGCTTGTATTGCAAAAAATGTCAAACAATATGATTTTCCAGATAAAAAAGTGGTAAATGATAGCCATACTCATGTTGTAAGTACCTTGGTTAAGGTCGCTGGTTTGACTATTGAGTTGGAAAAACAATCGCAGCTAAATGATGATTTTAAGCTAAATTGGCAGGTGGTTAGAGATTGGTCTGAAGTAAGCAGGTATAAGAGAAACTCTCAATTAGAAGCAGAAGATATTTATTCTGCCATCACTCATCGTAAAAATGGAATAATGCAATGGATAAAAAAATATTGGTAG
- the kbl gene encoding glycine C-acetyltransferase — MYETLKPALEKELAEIKEAGLYKNERVITTPQGAVIKTTSGKEVINFCANNYLGLSAHPKVVEAAKKAIDTHGYGMSSVRFICGTQDIHKTLEKKISEFLGMEDTILYAAAFDANGGIFEPLLGPEDAIISDTLNHASIIDGVRLCKAQRFRYRHNDMQDLEEKLKEAQGARHRIIVTDGVFSMDGTIAQLDKICDLADKYKALVMSDECHSTGFMGKTGRGVHEYHEVMGRVDIITGTLGKALGGASGGFTSARKEIVDLLRQRSRPYLFSNTLAPSITGASIAVIDLLSETTELRDKLEENTTYFRKQMTAAGFDIKAGTHAIVPIMLYDAPLAQKFAEKLLEKSIYVIGFYYPVVPKGQARIRVQISAVHEKEHLDKAIQAFKEVGEELSVLS, encoded by the coding sequence ATGTACGAAACACTAAAACCTGCCCTGGAAAAGGAACTGGCAGAAATAAAAGAGGCCGGTCTATATAAAAATGAGCGCGTGATTACTACTCCTCAGGGTGCTGTGATCAAAACTACAAGCGGTAAAGAAGTAATTAACTTTTGTGCCAACAATTATCTCGGGCTCTCTGCACATCCCAAGGTAGTAGAAGCTGCTAAGAAGGCAATTGATACCCATGGTTATGGCATGTCCTCTGTTCGTTTTATCTGTGGTACGCAGGATATTCATAAAACCCTAGAGAAAAAGATTTCTGAATTTCTGGGCATGGAAGACACTATTCTTTATGCGGCTGCTTTTGACGCCAATGGGGGAATCTTTGAGCCTTTGCTTGGACCTGAAGATGCCATCATCTCCGACACCCTCAACCATGCTTCCATTATTGATGGAGTTAGGCTGTGCAAAGCACAGCGCTTCCGTTACCGGCATAACGACATGCAGGACCTGGAAGAAAAACTTAAAGAGGCACAGGGTGCGCGTCATCGTATCATCGTTACCGATGGCGTTTTCTCTATGGATGGTACCATTGCTCAATTAGATAAAATCTGTGATCTGGCGGATAAGTACAAAGCCCTGGTGATGTCGGATGAATGTCACTCTACCGGATTTATGGGAAAAACGGGTAGAGGTGTTCATGAATATCATGAGGTGATGGGTAGGGTAGATATCATTACCGGTACGTTGGGTAAAGCACTGGGCGGAGCTTCCGGAGGATTTACCAGCGCCCGCAAAGAAATTGTAGATTTGCTGCGTCAGCGCTCTCGTCCTTATCTTTTCTCCAATACCCTGGCACCTTCCATTACAGGAGCCTCTATTGCAGTAATTGACCTGCTTTCTGAAACTACTGAGTTACGTGATAAGCTGGAAGAAAACACTACTTACTTCAGAAAACAGATGACTGCCGCCGGCTTTGACATCAAAGCCGGTACGCATGCTATCGTCCCTATTATGTTGTACGATGCGCCGCTGGCACAGAAATTTGCGGAGAAGTTACTTGAAAAAAGTATATATGTGATTGGTTTCTACTATCCGGTAGTCCCTAAAGGGCAGGCTCGTATCCGGGTACAGATTTCTGCCGTACACGAAAAAGAGCATCTGGACAAAGCCATACAGGCTTTCAAAGAAGTAGGCGAAGAACTTAGTGTATTGAGTTGA
- a CDS encoding NAD-dependent epimerase/dehydratase family protein, protein MTEQTKILVIGANGQLGIELTAALQEKHGYEQVITSDIHPPKKQHALFEPLDILDKDRLYALVEKYKVTDIYLLAAILSAKGEQNPMLTWQVNIDGLMHVLELARDAKVSKIFWPSSIAVFGGTTPKQNTPQETVTSPTTMYGISKLSGERLCAYYAQKFGVDVRSLRYPGLIGYKALPGGGTTDFAVEIYHKALEEVAYHCFLKEDTVLPLMYMPDAVRATIELMEVDADEISVRSSYNLSGFSCSPADIAEVIRKTMPDFKIDYRPDFRQKIADSWPNSIDDSKAQEDWNWKPQFDLQAMSAEMLENLKRMKAAKTAVNLS, encoded by the coding sequence ATGACAGAGCAAACGAAGATTTTAGTAATAGGGGCTAACGGACAGCTGGGAATTGAACTGACTGCCGCCCTGCAAGAAAAACATGGTTATGAGCAAGTAATTACCTCTGACATTCACCCCCCTAAGAAGCAACACGCACTTTTTGAACCTCTGGATATACTGGATAAAGATCGCCTTTATGCGTTGGTAGAGAAATACAAAGTTACGGATATCTATTTGCTAGCAGCGATTTTGTCAGCTAAAGGGGAACAGAATCCTATGCTGACCTGGCAGGTCAATATTGATGGCTTGATGCATGTGCTGGAGCTAGCCCGCGACGCCAAAGTCAGTAAAATTTTCTGGCCCAGCTCCATTGCCGTTTTTGGAGGTACTACGCCTAAGCAAAATACGCCTCAGGAAACCGTTACCTCACCTACTACCATGTATGGTATCAGTAAGCTTTCGGGTGAGAGGCTATGCGCTTACTACGCTCAGAAATTTGGTGTGGATGTCCGAAGTTTGCGTTACCCCGGCCTCATCGGCTATAAAGCTTTACCCGGTGGAGGTACTACTGATTTTGCGGTAGAGATTTATCATAAAGCCCTGGAAGAGGTTGCTTATCACTGCTTTCTGAAAGAAGATACTGTTTTGCCCCTGATGTATATGCCGGATGCCGTGCGGGCTACCATAGAACTGATGGAAGTGGATGCGGACGAAATTAGTGTGCGCTCTAGTTACAACCTCTCAGGTTTCAGTTGTTCGCCTGCTGATATTGCTGAAGTAATCCGCAAAACTATGCCGGATTTCAAGATTGACTACCGGCCTGACTTCCGGCAGAAAATTGCTGATAGCTGGCCTAACAGCATTGACGATAGCAAAGCCCAAGAGGACTGGAACTGGAAGCCTCAGTTTGATTTACAAGCCATGTCGGCAGAGATGTTAGAGAATCTGAAAAGAATGAAAGCAGCAAAAACTGCGGTTAATCTTTCTTGA
- the htpG gene encoding molecular chaperone HtpG, translating into MVEEKGTISINTENIFPIIKKYLYSDHEIFLRELVSNAVDATQKLRRLAAMGEYKKDLGDQKIKVSINKEQKTITISDRGIGMTAEEVKKYINQIAFSGATEFIEKYKDKGEDKQIIGHFGLGFYSSFMVADKVEIFTKSYQEDTEAVRWVCDGSTQFEIEPTVKKESGSDIVLHLNEDSEEFLEKPRLQGILDKYCKFLPVEIEFDEKVINNPNPLWTKAPADLTDEDYLNFYKELYPFAEDPLFWIHLNVDYPFNLTGILYFPKIKNELELNRNKIQLFSRQVFITDEVKDVVPEFLMLLHGVIDSPDIPLNVSRSYLQSDSNVKKINNHITKKVADKLQELFKKDRKAYEEKFDNIGLFVKYGMISEDKFYDKAVKFALFKNTEGKFFTFDEYREKVAANQTDKNGSVTYLYTNDTDKQHAFIESAKNKSYDVLELDGPLDNHFINMLEQKLEKTTMKRVDADTADKLVEKDEKIESVLSEKEQETVKSIFEKAINNEAMTVTVESMSTDELPVVITLPEFMRRMKDMAAMGGGGMAMMGNMPDQYSVAVNGNHPLVDKILKAETEEKKEQIAKQAVDLAKLSQNMLSGAELTHFIKRSLNVMAE; encoded by the coding sequence ATGGTAGAAGAAAAAGGTACGATATCTATTAATACCGAGAATATATTTCCCATCATTAAGAAATATCTGTACTCGGATCATGAAATTTTCCTGCGTGAGCTGGTTTCCAACGCAGTGGATGCCACCCAGAAACTACGTCGCCTGGCTGCTATGGGCGAATACAAAAAAGACCTGGGTGACCAAAAAATCAAAGTTTCTATCAATAAGGAACAAAAAACCATTACCATCAGCGATCGTGGGATTGGTATGACCGCCGAAGAGGTGAAGAAATACATTAATCAGATTGCTTTCTCCGGTGCTACTGAGTTTATTGAAAAGTACAAGGACAAAGGAGAAGATAAGCAGATCATCGGTCACTTCGGACTTGGTTTTTATTCTTCTTTTATGGTGGCCGATAAGGTGGAGATTTTTACCAAATCTTATCAGGAAGATACCGAAGCCGTACGCTGGGTTTGTGATGGTAGTACTCAGTTTGAAATTGAACCCACTGTAAAGAAAGAAAGTGGGTCTGACATCGTACTGCACCTCAATGAGGATTCAGAGGAATTTTTAGAGAAGCCTCGCCTGCAGGGCATCCTTGACAAATATTGTAAATTCCTGCCGGTAGAGATAGAGTTTGATGAGAAAGTCATCAATAACCCTAATCCCCTCTGGACCAAAGCACCAGCGGATCTGACTGATGAGGATTATTTAAATTTTTATAAAGAGTTATATCCATTTGCAGAAGATCCATTATTCTGGATTCACCTCAATGTAGACTATCCTTTCAATCTGACCGGGATTCTTTACTTTCCTAAGATCAAAAATGAGCTGGAGCTAAACCGTAACAAAATTCAGTTATTCTCCCGCCAGGTGTTCATCACCGATGAAGTGAAAGATGTTGTCCCTGAGTTTTTGATGCTGCTCCACGGCGTGATTGACTCTCCTGATATTCCACTTAACGTGTCGCGTAGCTACCTGCAGTCGGACAGCAATGTGAAGAAAATCAATAACCACATTACCAAAAAGGTAGCGGATAAGCTACAGGAGCTATTCAAAAAAGATCGCAAAGCCTATGAAGAGAAATTTGATAACATCGGTCTCTTCGTGAAATATGGTATGATCTCCGAAGATAAATTCTATGACAAGGCTGTAAAGTTTGCCCTGTTTAAGAATACTGAAGGTAAATTCTTCACTTTTGATGAATACCGTGAAAAGGTAGCGGCCAACCAGACCGACAAAAATGGCAGTGTAACTTATCTTTACACCAACGATACAGACAAGCAGCACGCTTTCATTGAGTCGGCTAAAAACAAGTCTTACGATGTGTTGGAGCTAGATGGCCCGCTAGACAACCACTTCATTAATATGTTGGAGCAAAAGCTGGAGAAAACCACAATGAAGCGGGTAGATGCGGATACAGCGGACAAACTGGTAGAGAAAGATGAAAAGATAGAAAGTGTACTGTCTGAGAAAGAGCAGGAAACCGTAAAGAGTATCTTTGAAAAAGCCATCAATAACGAGGCAATGACCGTAACGGTAGAGTCTATGTCTACCGATGAATTGCCGGTGGTAATCACCTTGCCAGAATTTATGCGCCGCATGAAAGATATGGCTGCGATGGGTGGCGGCGGAATGGCGATGATGGGCAATATGCCCGACCAGTATTCGGTAGCTGTCAATGGCAACCATCCTTTGGTGGACAAAATTCTGAAAGCTGAAACAGAAGAAAAGAAAGAGCAGATCGCTAAGCAGGCAGTAGATTTAGCCAAGCTTTCACAGAATATGCTGAGCGGAGCAGAGCTTACTCACTTTATCAAGCGCAGCCTGAATGTGATGGCTGAATAA
- a CDS encoding DUF4293 domain-containing protein yields the protein MLQRIQSIFLLGVGICMGLMLIFDIWQETDLEEGEQVVLNAYYLTVTESSEGATSQMTTEQGTWVIAILAVLATLTAFYEIFQYHNRLTQIKLGALNSLFMAAALGASVWYSFEGEKIINEATRGSYDIGFILPCIALLLNVLANRFIRRDEKLVRSVDRLR from the coding sequence ATGTTACAAAGAATACAATCAATTTTTCTGCTAGGAGTAGGCATTTGCATGGGTCTGATGCTAATTTTTGATATATGGCAGGAAACAGACCTGGAAGAAGGAGAACAGGTGGTATTGAATGCTTACTATCTTACAGTAACTGAATCTTCAGAAGGAGCCACAAGCCAAATGACCACTGAGCAGGGGACCTGGGTAATCGCCATCCTGGCTGTACTCGCCACGCTTACCGCCTTTTATGAAATTTTTCAATACCATAATCGCTTAACACAGATCAAGCTGGGAGCACTGAACAGCCTTTTTATGGCAGCTGCACTGGGCGCTTCTGTATGGTATAGTTTTGAGGGGGAAAAGATTATTAATGAAGCTACCCGTGGTAGCTATGATATAGGTTTTATACTACCTTGTATCGCTCTCTTGCTCAACGTACTGGCCAACCGCTTTATTCGCCGTGATGAGAAACTGGTGCGCTCAGTAGATCGCCTGCGCTAA
- a CDS encoding sigma-70 family RNA polymerase sigma factor, with product MADNKDKQVDQKDTGNTTDADKQQENVQSFEDQRPKYSEREKVEIFDNEFLPQIDSMYNFAYRLTYDEDDAKDLVQETYLKAFRFIDSFQRGTNAKAWLFRILKNSFINDFRKKSKQPSKVDYQEVETYYNSEGVDESITTDLRVESVQDMIGDEVSIALNSLAVDFRTVIILCDLEGFTYEEMAKILDIPIGTVRSRLHRARNLLKEKLKSYADSMGY from the coding sequence ATGGCTGATAATAAAGATAAACAAGTTGATCAAAAAGATACTGGTAACACTACTGACGCTGATAAGCAACAGGAGAATGTACAAAGTTTCGAAGATCAACGCCCAAAATACAGTGAGCGGGAAAAAGTTGAAATTTTTGACAACGAATTTCTGCCACAAATAGACTCAATGTATAATTTTGCCTATCGGCTGACCTATGATGAAGATGATGCCAAAGACCTGGTGCAGGAAACGTACCTGAAGGCATTTCGTTTCATAGATTCATTTCAACGCGGAACTAACGCTAAAGCATGGTTGTTTCGGATTTTAAAAAACAGCTTCATTAATGATTTCAGGAAGAAAAGTAAGCAACCTTCCAAAGTTGATTACCAGGAGGTAGAAACTTATTACAATTCTGAAGGTGTTGATGAAAGTATTACTACTGACTTAAGAGTGGAGTCTGTGCAGGATATGATCGGTGACGAGGTATCCATAGCCTTAAACTCATTAGCAGTAGATTTTAGAACTGTCATTATTCTTTGTGACCTGGAAGGGTTTACTTATGAAGAGATGGCTAAAATTTTGGATATTCCCATAGGCACAGTAAGGTCGAGATTACATAGGGCCAGAAACCTTTTAAAGGAAAAGCTCAAATCATACGCCGACTCTATGGGCTATTAA
- the gmk gene encoding guanylate kinase, translated as MQEGKAFIFSAPSGSGKTTIVKHLLKYNSDLSFSISACTRSKRPSEVNGRDYYFMSPAEFRARIEEKAFIEWEEVYEGKYYGTLKSEIERIWQQGKHVVFDVDVLGGINLKKYFGSRALAVFVRVPSVEKLKERLASRNTESEESLEQRIAKAEEELQYEQYFDVTLVNDHLKDTLEQAQHFYEEFVQKGELTSSK; from the coding sequence ATGCAAGAAGGAAAAGCATTTATTTTCTCGGCACCTTCTGGCTCAGGTAAGACTACAATTGTCAAGCATTTACTCAAGTATAATTCAGATTTGAGTTTTTCAATTTCTGCATGCACCCGATCAAAAAGACCTAGTGAGGTCAATGGTCGGGATTATTATTTTATGAGCCCTGCTGAGTTTAGAGCACGTATAGAAGAAAAGGCCTTTATTGAGTGGGAAGAAGTATACGAAGGAAAATATTATGGTACCCTCAAGTCGGAGATTGAACGCATCTGGCAGCAAGGAAAGCATGTGGTGTTTGACGTGGATGTGCTGGGAGGAATCAACCTCAAAAAGTATTTTGGCAGTCGCGCGCTAGCAGTTTTTGTGAGAGTACCATCAGTAGAAAAATTAAAAGAAAGGCTTGCTTCCAGAAATACTGAGTCAGAAGAAAGCCTGGAGCAACGCATTGCTAAAGCAGAAGAAGAGCTCCAGTATGAGCAATATTTTGATGTGACGCTGGTCAACGATCATTTGAAAGACACTTTAGAACAGGCTCAGCATTTTTATGAGGAGTTCGTACAGAAAGGGGAGTTAACTTCTTCCAAATAA